A genomic window from Candidatus Kouleothrix ribensis includes:
- a CDS encoding response regulator yields MLPYTILIIDDTADHRDVLGRLLRSVGYQVVEAATGEEALRAARAVRPDLILTAVSLPGQPAWNTTRRLHAEPDLATTPILGATLYNTLLPWSWIRTLGCVDLVNKPFDLDDLLRRIALLLPSAPPALLMA; encoded by the coding sequence ATGCTACCATACACCATCCTGATCATCGACGACACCGCCGACCACCGCGATGTGCTCGGCCGCCTGTTGCGCAGCGTAGGCTACCAGGTCGTCGAGGCGGCCACCGGCGAAGAGGCGCTACGGGCCGCGCGCGCGGTGCGGCCGGATCTGATCCTCACAGCAGTGTCGCTGCCGGGCCAGCCGGCCTGGAACACCACGCGGCGCCTGCACGCCGAGCCGGATCTGGCCACCACGCCGATCCTCGGCGCCACGCTCTACAACACGCTGCTACCCTGGTCGTGGATCCGCACCCTTGGCTGCGTCGACCTGGTCAACAAGCCGTTCGACCTCGATGATCTGCTGCGCCGGATCGCCCTACTGCTGCCTAGCGCGCCCCCGGCGCTGCTGATGGCGTAG
- a CDS encoding DNA polymerase III subunit delta' has translation MSWDLVGHEWAIDLLRRSIAGGRAAHAYLISGPAGVGKSRLAQQLAQALNCERGPFASAQAAEPCRECRTCKRIERGNYPDVRVAGMASQTAGLKPDEAARQKDLKIDTVREWLADINLRPYEGRRRAFILHDAERLTEAASNAMLKTLEEPPPYATLILVAHTAGELLPTIASRCQPLKLRPAPRAAVAAALCARFGLAAGDADLLAAWSAGRIGWAIRMIEAPEELEARQHQLDELLEMQLQPRAAGFRWAEARAKEYRTGEQAAVFAAIDLWQSWWRDVLVAAAGCPEQIIHIDRRDAIVRAAQRHQLADLQQFVVRLSDTARQLRENVNPQLALENALLHLPIMV, from the coding sequence ATGAGCTGGGATCTGGTTGGCCACGAGTGGGCGATCGACCTGCTGCGGCGCTCGATCGCCGGCGGCCGCGCGGCGCATGCCTACCTGATCAGCGGCCCGGCCGGCGTCGGCAAATCGCGGCTGGCCCAGCAGCTGGCGCAGGCCTTGAACTGTGAGCGCGGCCCGTTTGCCAGCGCGCAGGCGGCCGAGCCATGCCGCGAGTGCCGCACCTGCAAGCGCATCGAGCGCGGCAACTACCCCGATGTGCGCGTGGCCGGAATGGCCAGCCAGACGGCCGGGCTGAAGCCCGACGAGGCCGCGCGCCAGAAAGATCTCAAGATCGACACAGTGCGCGAGTGGCTGGCCGACATCAACCTGCGGCCCTACGAAGGCCGCCGGCGCGCGTTCATCCTGCACGACGCCGAGCGGCTGACCGAGGCGGCCTCGAACGCCATGCTCAAGACGCTCGAGGAGCCGCCGCCCTACGCCACCCTGATTCTCGTGGCGCATACTGCCGGCGAGCTGCTCCCCACGATCGCCTCGCGCTGCCAGCCGCTCAAGCTGCGCCCGGCGCCGCGCGCGGCCGTTGCTGCGGCGCTGTGCGCGCGCTTTGGCCTGGCAGCCGGTGATGCCGACCTGCTGGCGGCCTGGAGTGCTGGGCGTATCGGCTGGGCCATCCGTATGATCGAGGCGCCCGAAGAGCTCGAGGCACGCCAGCACCAGCTCGACGAGCTGCTGGAGATGCAGCTGCAGCCCCGCGCGGCCGGCTTCCGCTGGGCCGAAGCACGCGCGAAGGAATACCGCACCGGCGAGCAGGCAGCGGTGTTTGCGGCGATCGACCTGTGGCAGAGCTGGTGGCGCGATGTGCTGGTGGCGGCGGCTGGCTGCCCCGAGCAGATCATCCACATCGACCGGCGCGACGCGATCGTGCGGGCGGCTCAGCGCCACCAGCTGGCCGATCTGCAGCAGTTTGTGGTGCGCCTGAGCGATACCGCCCGGCAGCTGCGCGAGAACGTTAACCCCCAACTCGCGCTCGAGAACGCGCTCCTGCATCTGCCAATTATGGTATAA